In Alphaproteobacteria bacterium, one DNA window encodes the following:
- a CDS encoding exodeoxyribonuclease VII small subunit, giving the protein MNESMPLPADVASLNFEQALAELERLVRQMEEGRLSLDDAVSAYERGDALRRRCLDLLQVAQLRVDRLVPGENGPEAQSDTQDR; this is encoded by the coding sequence ATGAACGAATCCATGCCCTTGCCCGCCGATGTGGCGAGTTTAAACTTCGAGCAGGCCTTGGCCGAGCTTGAGCGTCTGGTTCGCCAGATGGAAGAAGGCCGCTTGTCGTTGGATGACGCCGTGTCGGCCTATGAGCGGGGCGATGCCCTGCGTCGCCGTTGTCTCGATCTGCTGCAGGTCGCGCAATTGCGTGTGGATCGTCTGGTCCCAGGCGAGAACGGGCCTGAAGCCCAATCTGATACCCAAGACCGCTAA
- a CDS encoding Ppx/GppA family phosphatase, which yields MIAHASHAKLRRDSPRASGPDSSRPSQPVLAALDLGTNSCRLLVAVPRSPQPEQSPFLVVDSFSRVVRLGEGLSTFPALNAEAMDRTMEVLRICRDKMGRAKVTHLRAVATEACRQASNGLAFLERVRRETGIGFEIISGAEEARLAMIGCAPLLLPKPLHAVMFDIGGGSTELAWLRVESSSAPPRLLDHVSLPVGVVNLTERYGGDTISSEHYQDMIDSVRAALLPFDRRNGIGMQMKAQQVQILGCSGSLTTLAAAMIGLPRYQRSAVDGRILATDETLRMTRRLCSLTRDERNRIPGIGPDRGDLIVSGCAILEALLSLWPVERLRVGDRGLREGILTDIVYALEVKSRRALA from the coding sequence ATGATCGCCCATGCAAGCCACGCAAAGCTGCGTCGAGATAGCCCAAGGGCTAGCGGCCCGGATTCTTCCCGGCCATCTCAGCCCGTTCTGGCGGCGTTGGATCTGGGAACGAATAGTTGCAGATTGCTGGTTGCCGTGCCGCGTTCGCCGCAGCCGGAACAAAGCCCCTTTCTGGTGGTGGATTCTTTTTCGCGCGTGGTGCGTTTGGGAGAAGGGCTTAGCACGTTCCCTGCACTGAACGCCGAAGCGATGGATCGCACCATGGAGGTGCTGCGCATATGCCGGGATAAAATGGGGCGTGCCAAAGTCACGCATTTGCGCGCCGTGGCCACCGAGGCATGCCGTCAGGCCAGCAACGGATTGGCTTTTCTTGAACGGGTGCGACGGGAAACAGGCATTGGCTTCGAGATCATTTCCGGAGCCGAGGAAGCGCGGCTGGCCATGATCGGATGCGCGCCTTTGCTTTTGCCCAAGCCATTGCATGCTGTGATGTTCGATATCGGGGGCGGTTCGACGGAATTGGCGTGGCTGCGGGTTGAATCATCGTCCGCGCCGCCGCGATTATTGGACCATGTGTCGCTGCCGGTCGGGGTGGTCAACCTCACTGAACGCTATGGGGGCGATACGATCTCGTCAGAGCATTATCAGGACATGATCGACAGTGTCCGTGCCGCATTGCTGCCCTTTGATCGGCGCAACGGCATCGGGATGCAGATGAAGGCTCAGCAGGTGCAAATTCTGGGTTGTTCGGGATCTTTGACGACTCTGGCGGCGGCGATGATCGGCTTGCCGCGCTATCAGCGTTCAGCTGTAGATGGACGTATTCTTGCAACCGATGAAACGCTTCGGATGACGCGCCGCCTATGCAGCCTGACTCGGGACGAACGCAATCGTATTCCCGGCATCGGCCCCGATCGCGGCGATTTAATCGTTTCAGGTTGCGCAATCCTCGAAGCTTTATTGAGCCTATGGCCTGTCGAGCGGTTGCGTGTGGGTGATCGTGGACTTCGCGAAGGCATCTTGACGGATATTGTGTATGCCCTGGAGGTTAAAAGCCGCAGAGCCTTGGCGTGA
- a CDS encoding glycine zipper 2TM domain-containing protein codes for MNKTILLTATALVAGVALTGCQSSSWGQKQTVGTVVGAGGGALLGNQFGKGTGNVALTALGAVAGAWLGNEIGSSLDNADRSALMQAENRAYSAPIGQQITWNNPQSGNSGVIVPVRDGQDGSGAYCREFNQSIVVGGQRQNGYGTACRQPDGTWKIVQ; via the coding sequence ATGAACAAGACCATCCTGCTGACGGCAACCGCACTGGTTGCGGGCGTTGCGCTGACCGGCTGCCAAAGCAGCAGTTGGGGCCAGAAGCAAACCGTGGGCACGGTGGTGGGTGCCGGCGGCGGTGCCTTGCTTGGCAACCAGTTCGGCAAGGGGACAGGCAATGTGGCCCTGACCGCTCTGGGTGCCGTCGCTGGTGCCTGGTTAGGAAATGAGATCGGCTCGTCGCTTGATAATGCCGACCGTTCGGCACTGATGCAGGCCGAGAATCGGGCTTATTCCGCGCCGATCGGCCAACAAATCACCTGGAACAACCCGCAAAGCGGCAATTCGGGCGTCATTGTTCCGGTCCGCGACGGCCAGGATGGCAGCGGTGCCTATTGCCGCGAGTTTAACCAATCCATCGTTGTAGGCGGCCAGCGTCAGAATGGTTACGGCACAGCCTGCCGTCAGCCGGATGGCACTTGGAAGATCGTGCAATAG
- a CDS encoding TerC family protein gives MEYPLESAFAFLQSPLLGDTLGHWLTFGLLIVVLLAFDLGVLHRRDHEISVRSSLWLSGFYIAIALLFGVWIGFTSGVSSAELYFTGYLVEKSLSLDNIFVISLIFAHFGIPRRYQHRVLFWGILGAIAMRAVMIALGAQLLHSFEWLLYLFGLFLLITGVRMLFVKEKPHDLGSSRIIKFLRRYLPVTDELHGNKFIARVRVIEAGHTKPRLRPYVTPLLLALVMVEVSDLIFAVDSVPAVLAITQDPFIVYTSNIFAILGLRALYFALSAMIQRFDMLKYALALVLIFIGMKVVIGPIAGPIPSWVSLCVTTSLLAGGVILSLARPNKNG, from the coding sequence ATGGAGTATCCCTTGGAATCCGCATTCGCTTTCTTACAAAGCCCCCTTCTGGGAGATACGCTCGGCCATTGGTTGACCTTTGGTCTGCTGATTGTTGTGCTGCTGGCCTTTGACCTTGGCGTGCTGCACCGGCGCGACCATGAAATCAGCGTACGCAGCAGTCTTTGGCTCAGCGGATTCTATATCGCCATCGCCTTGCTGTTTGGCGTCTGGATAGGATTCACTTCGGGCGTTAGCAGTGCTGAGCTGTATTTTACCGGCTATCTGGTCGAAAAAAGCCTGTCGCTGGATAACATCTTCGTCATCTCGCTGATCTTCGCGCATTTTGGCATTCCGCGCCGCTATCAGCACCGTGTGCTGTTCTGGGGCATTCTGGGGGCCATCGCCATGCGCGCGGTGATGATCGCGCTGGGCGCGCAATTGCTGCACAGCTTCGAATGGCTGCTGTATCTGTTCGGCCTGTTCCTGCTGATCACCGGCGTGCGCATGCTGTTTGTCAAAGAGAAACCCCATGATCTGGGGTCAAGCCGCATCATCAAATTCTTGCGCCGTTATCTGCCCGTCACCGACGAGTTGCACGGCAACAAATTCATTGCGCGTGTACGTGTGATCGAAGCCGGACACACGAAACCACGCTTGCGGCCTTATGTCACACCTTTGTTGCTAGCTCTGGTGATGGTGGAAGTCAGCGATCTGATTTTCGCGGTGGACAGCGTGCCCGCCGTGTTGGCGATCACCCAGGATCCTTTCATCGTCTACACCAGCAACATCTTTGCGATTTTGGGTCTCAGAGCCTTGTATTTCGCCCTTTCCGCGATGATCCAGCGTTTTGACATGCTCAAATACGCGCTGGCCTTGGTGCTGATTTTCATTGGCATGAAGGTCGTGATCGGGCCGATCGCAGGACCGATCCCGTCTTGGGTGTCTTTGTGCGTCACAACGTCGCTGTTGGCGGGGGGCGTCATTCTGTCACTGGCGCGACCGAATAAAAATGGGTGA